One segment of Haemophilus influenzae DNA contains the following:
- a CDS encoding aromatic amino acid transport family protein, whose product MLKNKTFGSALIIAGTTIGAGMLAMPLTSAGMGFGYTVLLLVGLWVLLVYSGLLFVEVYQTADQLDDGVATLAEKYFGVSGRILATLSLLVLLYALSAAYITGGGSLLSGLPTAFGMEAMSLKTAIVIFTVVLGSFVVVGTKGVDGLTRVLFIGKLIAFAFVLFMMLPKVATDNLMALPLDYAFVVSAAPIFFTSFGFHVIMASVNSYLGGSVDKFRRAILIGTAIPLAAYFVWQLATHGVLSQSEFVRILQADPTLNGLVNATREITGSHFMGEVVRAFSSLALITSFLGVMLGVFEGLGDLFKRYHLPNNRFVLTIAAFLPPLVFALFYPEGFITALSYAGLLCAFYCLILPIGLAWRTRIENPTLPYRVAGGNFALVIALLIGIVIMIIPFLIQWGYLPAVVG is encoded by the coding sequence ATGCTAAAAAACAAAACTTTTGGGAGTGCGCTGATTATTGCAGGCACAACCATTGGAGCAGGTATGCTTGCTATGCCGCTTACATCAGCGGGCATGGGTTTTGGTTACACCGTGTTATTGCTCGTGGGCTTGTGGGTTTTGTTGGTTTACAGCGGATTGTTGTTTGTAGAAGTGTATCAAACAGCGGATCAGTTGGATGACGGTGTCGCCACGCTCGCTGAAAAATATTTTGGGGTTTCAGGACGTATTCTAGCAACGTTGAGTTTGTTAGTTTTACTTTATGCACTTTCAGCCGCTTATATTACGGGTGGCGGCTCTTTACTTTCAGGCTTGCCAACTGCTTTTGGTATGGAAGCTATGTCGCTTAAAACTGCGATTGTTATCTTTACTGTGGTATTAGGTTCTTTTGTGGTTGTAGGAACGAAAGGCGTGGATGGCTTAACTCGCGTATTATTTATTGGTAAGTTAATCGCCTTTGCTTTTGTGCTGTTTATGATGCTTCCAAAAGTAGCAACAGATAATTTAATGGCATTGCCTTTGGATTATGCTTTTGTGGTTTCTGCGGCACCAATATTTTTTACTTCTTTCGGTTTCCACGTCATTATGGCGAGTGTAAATAGCTACTTAGGTGGAAGTGTTGATAAATTTCGTCGTGCCATTTTGATTGGTACTGCGATTCCATTAGCTGCTTACTTTGTATGGCAGTTAGCAACCCACGGTGTATTAAGTCAAAGCGAGTTTGTGCGTATTTTACAAGCTGATCCAACGCTAAATGGCTTAGTGAATGCAACACGTGAAATCACAGGTTCGCATTTTATGGGAGAGGTTGTGCGTGCGTTTTCATCACTTGCACTGATCACTTCTTTCTTAGGCGTAATGCTTGGTGTATTTGAGGGATTGGGGGATTTATTCAAGCGTTATCATTTGCCAAATAATCGCTTTGTTTTAACCATTGCCGCATTTTTACCACCACTTGTGTTCGCATTGTTTTATCCCGAAGGATTTATTACTGCATTAAGTTACGCAGGTTTATTGTGTGCGTTCTATTGCTTAATTTTACCAATTGGTTTGGCGTGGCGTACACGTATTGAAAATCCAACATTACCATATCGAGTCGCTGGCGGTAATTTTGCTTTGGTGATTGCGTTATTG
- a CDS encoding thymidine kinase gives MAKLYFYYSTMNAGKSTTLLQSSYNYRERDMNTLVYTAAIDDRFGVGKVTSRIGISQDAFLFRSETNLFDEINAHLKKEKVHCVLVDEAQFLNKQQVYQLSNVVDKLKIPVLCYGLRTDFQAELFEGSKYLLAWADQLEELKTICYCGRKANFVLRLNDQGEVIKEGAQIQIGGNDSYLSVCRLHYKEKCGQI, from the coding sequence ATGGCAAAACTCTACTTTTATTACTCCACAATGAATGCTGGAAAATCAACGACGTTGCTACAATCTTCCTATAACTATCGTGAACGTGATATGAACACATTAGTTTATACGGCTGCGATTGATGATCGTTTTGGCGTGGGGAAAGTCACATCGCGTATTGGCATTTCGCAAGATGCCTTTTTATTTCGCTCGGAAACCAATTTGTTTGATGAAATTAATGCGCACTTAAAAAAAGAAAAAGTACATTGTGTGCTGGTGGATGAAGCACAGTTTCTTAATAAACAACAAGTTTACCAGTTGAGTAATGTCGTCGATAAACTCAAAATTCCTGTGCTTTGTTATGGCTTGCGTACAGATTTCCAAGCGGAACTTTTTGAAGGAAGTAAATATTTACTGGCTTGGGCAGATCAACTCGAAGAATTAAAAACAATTTGTTATTGTGGTCGCAAGGCTAACTTTGTTTTGCGTTTAAATGATCAGGGCGAAGTCATTAAAGAAGGCGCGCAAATTCAAATTGGGGGCAATGATTCTTACCTTTCTGTTTGCCGTTTACACTATAAAGAAAAGTGCGGTCAAATTTAA
- the tsaD gene encoding tRNA (adenosine(37)-N6)-threonylcarbamoyltransferase complex transferase subunit TsaD produces the protein MKILGIETSCDETGVAIYDEEKGLIANQLYTQIALHADYGGVVPELASRDHIRKTAPLVKAALEEANLTASDIDGVAYTSGPGLVGALLVGATIARSLAYAWNVPAIGVHHMEGHLLAPMLDKNSPHFPFVALLVSGGHTQLVRVDGVGKYEVIGESIDDAAGEAFDKTAKLLGLDYPGGAALSRLAEKGVPNRFTFPRPMTDRAGLDFSFSGLKTFAANTINQAIKNEGKLTEQTKADIAYAFQDAVVDTLAIKCKRALKETGYKRLVIAGGVSANKKLRETLAHLMQNLGGEVFYPQPQFCTDNGAMIAYTGFLRLKQGQHSDLAIDVKPRWAMTELEAI, from the coding sequence ATGAAAATATTAGGCATTGAAACTTCCTGTGATGAAACGGGCGTGGCGATTTATGATGAAGAAAAAGGGTTAATTGCTAATCAACTTTATACTCAAATTGCCCTGCACGCTGATTATGGTGGCGTTGTACCCGAATTGGCATCGCGCGATCATATCCGTAAAACGGCGCCTCTTGTTAAGGCTGCATTAGAAGAAGCCAATTTAACCGCGAGTGATATTGATGGCGTGGCTTATACGAGTGGCCCTGGGCTTGTCGGTGCATTGCTTGTGGGCGCAACTATCGCACGTTCTCTAGCCTATGCTTGGAATGTGCCAGCGATTGGTGTTCATCATATGGAAGGGCATTTACTTGCACCAATGCTTGATAAAAATTCACCGCACTTTCCTTTTGTTGCTTTGTTGGTATCGGGTGGTCATACTCAATTGGTACGTGTAGATGGCGTAGGAAAATATGAAGTGATTGGCGAATCCATTGATGATGCTGCTGGAGAAGCCTTTGATAAAACAGCAAAATTACTTGGATTAGATTACCCGGGCGGTGCAGCACTTTCTCGTTTAGCAGAAAAAGGTGTGCCAAATCGTTTCACATTTCCACGTCCAATGACAGATCGTGCAGGTCTTGATTTTAGTTTTTCTGGTTTAAAAACCTTTGCTGCGAATACGATTAATCAAGCGATTAAAAACGAGGGTAAACTGACAGAACAAACAAAAGCAGATATTGCTTATGCTTTCCAAGATGCAGTGGTGGACACACTTGCCATTAAATGTAAACGTGCATTGAAAGAAACAGGTTATAAACGTTTAGTGATTGCGGGAGGGGTGAGTGCAAATAAAAAGCTCCGAGAAACGCTTGCGCACTTAATGCAGAATTTAGGTGGTGAAGTGTTTTATCCTCAACCTCAATTTTGTACAGATAATGGCGCGATGATTGCTTACACAGGTTTTTTACGTTTAAAACAAGGTCAGCATAGCGATCTGGCTATTGATGTTAAGCCTCGCTGGGCAATGACGGAATTAGAAGCGATTTAA
- the rpsU gene encoding 30S ribosomal protein S21, producing MPVIKVRENESFDVALRRFKRSCEKAGILAEVRAREFYEKPTTIRKRENATLAKRHAKRNARENARNTRLY from the coding sequence ATGCCTGTAATTAAAGTACGTGAAAACGAATCATTTGACGTAGCTTTACGTCGTTTCAAACGCTCTTGCGAAAAAGCGGGAATCTTAGCTGAAGTACGCGCTCGCGAATTTTACGAAAAACCAACTACAATTCGTAAACGTGAAAATGCAACCCTTGCAAAACGTCACGCAAAACGCAACGCTCGCGAAAACGCGCGCAATACCCGTTTATACTAA
- the dnaG gene encoding DNA primase: protein MKGSIPRPFIDDLLTKSDIVDVINTRVKLKKAGRDYQACCPFHHEKTPSFTVSQKKQFYHCFGCGAHGNAISFLMDYDKLEFVEAIEELAAMAGLEVPYEKRANNSGKPQANYQTKRNLYELMQEIAKFYQNQLPLNTQAQEYLQQRGLSAEIIKRFQIGFVPNAMDTVLRKFGVNREEQQKLIELGMLSRNDRGNIYDKFRNRIMFPIRDKRGRTVAFGGRVLTDDKPKYLNSPETITYHKGNELYGLYEALQANDEPKQLLVVEGYMDVVALAQFGVDYAVASLGTSTTSEQIQLIFRSTEQVVCCYDGDRAGRDAAWRALENALPYLEDGRQLKFIFLPEGEDPDTYIRQYGKEKFEEYIESAQSLSEFMFAHLSPQVDFSTKEGRGKLVALAAPLIRQIPGEMLRLSLRNMLAQKLGIFDQTQLENLIPKQLEQANTQQKVANNKIKKTPMRMVISLLLQNPELVKRMSESGVQALRAEAGFEILEKLTALCRQREGITTGQILEYFRNTSYSNPLEILATWDHLLDESDIINAFSQNYRRLNIQAIERDIEMLIAKERTEGLTNEEKTVLVHLLAGKEQQKKQLVNPL, encoded by the coding sequence ATGAAAGGTTCTATTCCACGCCCCTTTATTGATGATTTACTAACAAAATCCGATATTGTCGATGTGATTAACACGCGCGTAAAACTAAAAAAAGCTGGCCGCGATTATCAAGCCTGCTGCCCTTTTCACCACGAAAAAACGCCATCCTTCACAGTTAGCCAAAAGAAACAGTTTTATCATTGCTTCGGCTGTGGCGCACACGGTAATGCCATTTCCTTTTTAATGGATTATGACAAACTTGAATTTGTCGAAGCTATTGAAGAACTTGCAGCAATGGCAGGACTTGAAGTACCTTACGAAAAACGCGCTAATAACAGCGGAAAACCTCAAGCTAATTATCAAACCAAACGAAATCTCTATGAATTAATGCAAGAGATTGCCAAGTTTTATCAAAACCAATTACCATTAAATACGCAAGCACAAGAATATTTACAACAACGCGGGCTTTCAGCTGAAATTATTAAGCGTTTTCAAATTGGGTTTGTGCCGAATGCAATGGATACTGTACTGCGTAAATTTGGTGTTAATCGTGAAGAACAACAAAAACTCATTGAGTTAGGTATGCTTTCTCGCAATGATCGTGGCAATATTTACGATAAATTCCGCAATCGCATAATGTTCCCGATTCGCGATAAACGTGGTCGTACAGTGGCTTTTGGTGGACGAGTATTAACGGATGACAAACCGAAATATCTGAATTCGCCAGAAACCATTACTTATCATAAAGGTAACGAGCTTTATGGTTTGTATGAAGCCTTACAAGCCAACGATGAACCAAAACAATTACTGGTTGTTGAAGGTTATATGGATGTAGTGGCATTAGCACAATTTGGCGTGGATTATGCGGTCGCTTCTTTAGGTACGTCCACGACATCAGAACAAATTCAACTTATTTTTCGTTCGACCGAACAAGTGGTTTGTTGTTACGATGGCGACCGTGCTGGGCGTGATGCAGCGTGGCGAGCGTTAGAAAATGCGTTGCCTTATTTAGAAGATGGCAGACAACTCAAATTTATTTTCTTGCCAGAAGGAGAAGATCCTGATACTTACATTCGTCAATACGGCAAAGAAAAATTTGAAGAATATATCGAAAGTGCGCAATCTTTAAGCGAGTTTATGTTTGCACATTTAAGTCCTCAGGTTGATTTTTCCACTAAAGAAGGGCGCGGAAAATTAGTTGCGCTAGCTGCGCCGTTAATTCGCCAAATTCCTGGAGAAATGCTTCGCTTATCGCTACGCAATATGCTTGCTCAAAAACTTGGGATTTTTGATCAAACTCAGCTGGAAAATCTTATTCCAAAACAATTAGAACAAGCCAATACACAACAAAAAGTCGCTAATAATAAGATCAAAAAGACACCAATGCGAATGGTCATTTCATTGCTTCTGCAAAATCCTGAATTAGTAAAACGTATGTCTGAAAGTGGCGTGCAAGCATTACGTGCGGAAGCAGGGTTTGAAATTCTGGAAAAATTGACCGCACTTTGTCGCCAACGAGAGGGCATTACTACGGGGCAAATTTTGGAATACTTCCGCAATACATCTTACAGTAATCCCCTTGAAATACTGGCAACTTGGGATCATTTATTAGACGAATCCGATATAATCAACGCATTTTCACAAAATTACCGTCGCTTAAATATTCAAGCTATTGAGCGCGATATTGAAATGCTTATTGCCAAAGAACGAACTGAGGGTCTCACTAATGAAGAAAAAACGGTACTTGTACATCTTTTAGCTGGTAAAGAACAGCAGAAAAAACAGTTAGTGAATCCGCTGTAA
- the rpoD gene encoding RNA polymerase sigma factor RpoD: protein MEKNQQSTAEQYSEQIEQLMELGRTQGYLTFAEINDLLPEDAIDPEYYDKLLQTLQNDAGIPVLDEAPESDDMMLSDTIPDEDAVEEATQILSNVESEIGRTTDPVRMYMREMGTVDLLTREDEISIAKRIEEGIDEVQTSIAAYPEALNGLLKNYDDVEKGNFRLTDLITGFVDPNAEIEEHNGLDEDFSDEDEDEDDDDEEEGSSNADVEDNESESTSDSSDSDNSIDPEVAREKFQQLREQHSKTLAVIEKHGRSGKRAQDQIALLGEIFKQFRLVPKQFDLLVLSMKEMMKRVRYEERQLQKILVDIAGMPKDDFEKIITTNGSNREWVTKALKSSKPWAKRLIKYEDRIYEALNNLAITEENTKLTITQMRNICDAVARGEQKARRAKKEMVEANLRLVISIAKKYTNRGLQFLDLIQEGNIGLMKAVDKFEYRRGYKFSTYATWWIRQAITRSIADQARTIRIPVHMIETINKLNRISRQLLQEMGREATPEELAERMGMPEDKIRKVLKIAKEPISMETPIGDDDDSHLGDFIEDSTLELPLDSATAQSLKVATHEVLEGLTPREAKVLRMRFGIDMNTDHTLEEVGKQFDVTRERIRQIEAKALRKLRHPSRSETLRSFLDE from the coding sequence ATGGAAAAAAATCAACAATCTACGGCTGAACAATATTCAGAACAAATTGAGCAATTGATGGAGCTAGGTCGTACACAAGGGTATTTAACTTTTGCTGAAATCAATGACTTATTGCCCGAAGATGCTATTGATCCTGAATATTACGACAAGTTGCTACAAACGTTGCAAAATGATGCAGGCATCCCTGTGTTAGATGAAGCACCAGAAAGCGATGATATGATGTTGAGTGATACCATCCCTGATGAAGATGCAGTGGAAGAAGCAACTCAAATTCTTTCTAATGTAGAATCTGAAATCGGTCGAACAACGGATCCTGTCCGTATGTATATGCGTGAAATGGGAACAGTTGATCTTCTTACTCGTGAAGATGAAATCAGCATTGCAAAACGTATTGAAGAAGGGATTGATGAAGTTCAAACCTCTATCGCAGCCTATCCTGAAGCATTAAATGGATTACTAAAAAACTATGATGATGTAGAAAAAGGTAATTTCCGTTTGACCGATTTAATTACAGGTTTTGTTGATCCAAATGCCGAAATAGAAGAACACAACGGACTTGATGAAGACTTTTCTGATGAAGATGAAGATGAAGATGATGATGATGAAGAAGAAGGATCGAGTAATGCAGATGTGGAAGACAATGAATCAGAATCCACATCAGATTCAAGCGACTCTGATAACAGTATTGATCCTGAAGTTGCTCGCGAAAAATTTCAGCAATTAAGAGAACAGCACTCTAAAACCCTTGCTGTTATTGAAAAACACGGTCGCTCTGGAAAACGCGCTCAAGATCAAATTGCACTACTTGGCGAAATTTTTAAACAATTCCGTTTAGTGCCAAAACAATTTGATTTACTCGTTCTATCAATGAAAGAAATGATGAAACGTGTACGTTATGAAGAACGTCAGCTACAAAAAATATTAGTGGATATAGCAGGAATGCCAAAGGATGATTTTGAAAAAATTATTACTACTAATGGCAGTAACAGAGAATGGGTAACAAAAGCATTAAAATCTAGCAAACCTTGGGCTAAACGTTTAATTAAATATGAAGATCGTATTTATGAAGCCTTAAACAATCTAGCGATAACAGAAGAAAATACTAAACTTACCATTACGCAAATGCGTAACATTTGCGATGCAGTCGCACGAGGCGAACAAAAAGCACGCCGAGCTAAAAAAGAAATGGTTGAAGCTAACTTACGTTTAGTAATTTCTATCGCGAAAAAATACACAAATCGAGGTTTACAATTCTTAGATTTAATTCAAGAAGGGAATATCGGTTTAATGAAAGCGGTAGATAAATTTGAATATCGACGTGGTTACAAATTCTCTACCTATGCAACTTGGTGGATTCGTCAAGCAATCACTCGCTCTATTGCGGATCAAGCGCGTACAATCCGTATTCCTGTGCATATGATTGAAACGATCAATAAACTTAATCGTATTTCTCGCCAGTTATTACAAGAAATGGGACGTGAAGCAACACCAGAAGAATTGGCAGAACGTATGGGAATGCCAGAAGATAAAATCCGTAAAGTACTGAAAATTGCAAAAGAGCCAATTTCGATGGAAACACCTATTGGCGATGACGATGATTCGCATTTAGGGGATTTTATTGAAGATTCAACCTTAGAACTTCCTCTTGATTCTGCCACAGCACAAAGTTTAAAAGTTGCAACTCACGAGGTGCTTGAAGGTCTGACACCACGTGAAGCAAAAGTATTACGTATGCGTTTTGGTATCGATATGAATACCGACCATACGCTTGAAGAAGTGGGTAAACAATTCGATGTAACACGCGAACGCATTCGTCAAATTGAAGCAAAAGCATTACGTAAATTACGTCATCCTAGCCGTTCTGAAACACTGAGAAGTTTTTTAGATGAATAG